One genomic segment of Acinetobacter sp. C26M includes these proteins:
- the coaD gene encoding pantetheine-phosphate adenylyltransferase, whose translation MSKTRVIYPGTFDPITNGHVDLVARASKMFDEVVVAIAIGHHKNPVFSLEERVELAKASLSHLTNVEFVGFDGLLVNFFREQRATAVLRGLRAISDFEYEFQLANMNRQLDPHFESVFLTPSEQYSFISSTLVREIARLKGDVTKFVPAVVVEAFERKHQQGW comes from the coding sequence ATGTCTAAAACACGTGTGATTTATCCGGGGACTTTCGATCCAATTACCAATGGACATGTTGATTTGGTTGCACGAGCATCAAAAATGTTTGATGAAGTTGTGGTTGCAATCGCGATTGGTCATCATAAAAATCCTGTGTTTAGTTTAGAAGAGCGTGTTGAATTAGCCAAAGCATCATTGAGTCATTTGACCAATGTTGAGTTTGTTGGTTTTGATGGTTTGCTGGTTAATTTCTTCCGTGAACAGCGTGCAACAGCCGTACTACGTGGTTTAAGAGCAATTTCTGATTTTGAATATGAGTTTCAACTGGCGAATATGAACCGTCAACTTGACCCACATTTTGAATCTGTATTTTTAACTCCCTCTGAGCAATATTCATTTATCTCATCGACATTGGTAAGAGAAATTGCTCGTTTAAAAGGTGATGTGACCAAATTTGTGCCTGCCGTAGTGGTTGAGGCCTTTGAACGTAAACATCAACAAGGTTGGTAG
- a CDS encoding YfhL family 4Fe-4S dicluster ferredoxin — translation MSLYITDECINCDVCEPVCPNEAIYMGELIYEIDPALCTECIGHHDQPQCQLFCPVDCIPLDPQHVESHDDLMAKYKKLTGQKNASN, via the coding sequence GTGTCTTTATATATTACAGATGAATGCATTAACTGTGATGTCTGTGAACCTGTATGTCCGAATGAAGCCATTTATATGGGTGAGCTGATTTATGAGATTGATCCTGCATTGTGTACAGAATGCATCGGTCATCATGATCAGCCACAGTGTCAACTGTTTTGTCCCGTTGATTGTATTCCGCTCGATCCGCAACATGTCGAATCGCATGATGACTTGATGGCGAAATACAAAAAGTTAACTGGGCAAAAAAATGCGAGCAATTAA
- the smpB gene encoding SsrA-binding protein SmpB, translating into MAQATVVKKHNGGTIAQNKRARHDYFIEEKFEAGMSLQGWEVKSLRAGRMTLTESYVVFKNGEAFLLGSQIQPLLSASTHVVPEATRTRKLLLSRRELEKLLGAVNQKGYSCVPLACYWKGRLVKLEIALVKGKQLHDKRATEKDRDWQRDKSRLLYK; encoded by the coding sequence ATGGCGCAAGCAACAGTTGTAAAAAAACATAATGGTGGCACGATTGCTCAAAATAAAAGAGCGCGTCACGATTACTTTATCGAAGAAAAATTTGAAGCAGGCATGTCACTCCAAGGCTGGGAAGTAAAGTCTTTACGTGCAGGACGTATGACGCTCACTGAAAGCTATGTGGTTTTTAAAAATGGCGAAGCTTTTTTACTGGGCTCACAAATTCAGCCGTTATTGTCTGCATCAACCCATGTCGTTCCGGAAGCAACACGTACGCGTAAGTTGCTACTTTCTCGTCGTGAGTTAGAAAAGCTGTTGGGTGCAGTGAATCAAAAAGGCTATTCATGTGTACCATTGGCTTGTTACTGGAAAGGCCGTTTGGTTAAGTTGGAAATTGCACTGGTGAAAGGTAAGCAATTACACGACAAACGTGCTACAGAAAAAGACCGTGACTGGCAACGTGATAAATCTCGTCTGCTGTATAAATAA
- the rluD gene encoding 23S rRNA pseudouridine(1911/1915/1917) synthase RluD yields MTSAQSSNSNFSETDFLLEDSVDADNHNSDSTATRLSLQIQLDENYLGQRIDQVAALVWSEFSREKLKQWMKDGHLLVNGNIVKPKYRCEGNELLTLEVELEAQTSSQPENIPLNIVYEDDDIIVINKEVGMVVHPGAGNPTGTLVNALLYHAPKLAELSRAGLVHRIDKDTSGLLVVAKNLEAQFSLSKQLAKKTVYRVYDLVVYGNVIAGGTIDEPIKRHPVDRIKMAILPGGRDAVTHYNVKERFRDFTRIQAQLETGRTHQIRVHFSYLGHGLVGDPVYVNRVRFPAGASETLTDKLRSFKRQALHAAKLGLVHPRTGEEMMFEAPWPEDFTQLLEVLRSENEAY; encoded by the coding sequence ATGACTTCAGCACAATCTTCCAATTCAAACTTCTCTGAAACAGATTTCTTACTCGAAGATTCTGTGGATGCAGATAATCATAATTCCGACTCAACTGCAACACGTTTATCGTTGCAAATTCAACTTGATGAAAACTATTTAGGTCAACGTATTGATCAGGTTGCCGCATTGGTTTGGAGCGAGTTTTCTCGTGAAAAACTCAAGCAATGGATGAAAGACGGTCATCTGTTGGTAAATGGTAACATTGTTAAACCAAAGTACCGTTGTGAAGGTAATGAGCTGCTTACGCTTGAAGTTGAACTTGAAGCACAAACATCGAGCCAGCCTGAAAATATTCCATTAAATATTGTTTATGAAGATGACGATATTATTGTGATCAATAAGGAAGTGGGGATGGTGGTTCATCCTGGCGCAGGTAATCCAACGGGGACCTTGGTGAATGCGTTACTTTATCATGCGCCAAAATTGGCAGAGCTGTCTCGTGCAGGCTTGGTACATCGTATTGATAAAGACACCAGTGGTTTATTGGTGGTTGCGAAAAATCTTGAAGCGCAATTTTCTTTGAGCAAGCAGTTAGCCAAGAAAACCGTTTATCGTGTTTATGATTTAGTTGTCTATGGCAATGTCATTGCGGGTGGCACTATTGATGAGCCGATTAAGCGTCATCCTGTTGATCGTATTAAGATGGCGATTTTACCGGGCGGACGTGATGCGGTAACACATTATAATGTGAAAGAACGTTTCCGTGACTTTACCCGTATTCAGGCACAACTTGAAACAGGGCGTACTCATCAAATCCGTGTGCATTTTAGCTATCTTGGGCATGGTTTGGTTGGAGACCCTGTTTATGTTAATCGTGTGCGTTTCCCCGCAGGTGCATCAGAAACATTAACTGATAAGCTACGTAGCTTTAAGCGTCAAGCTTTGCATGCAGCTAAACTTGGCTTGGTACATCCGCGTACGGGTGAAGAAATGATGTTTGAAGCACCTTGGCCAGAGGATTTTACTCAGTTGCTTGAAGTGTTGCGTAGTGAAAATGAAGCCTATTAA
- a CDS encoding flavodoxin family protein → MSVIEQIIPQVKVCVVYHSPYGHTAKVAQYITQGAEQAGAEVHLISVAAPQWDLLDQADVIVIGCPTYMGSLTAALKQFMEDSSKRWLARAWQGKLAAGFTNGGGLSGDKLAVLQQINLFAMQHGMVWAGLPFMPTGRSALDINRMSSFLGLMTQSDNASVEITPPEGDLETARKFGKYLAELRLTHIPV, encoded by the coding sequence ATGTCTGTTATTGAGCAAATTATTCCCCAAGTTAAAGTTTGTGTGGTTTATCACAGTCCTTATGGACATACAGCCAAAGTTGCGCAATATATTACTCAGGGTGCCGAGCAGGCAGGTGCAGAGGTACATCTCATTTCTGTAGCAGCGCCACAGTGGGACTTATTAGACCAAGCTGATGTGATTGTTATTGGTTGTCCAACCTATATGGGCAGTCTCACAGCTGCATTGAAACAGTTTATGGAAGACTCCTCTAAACGTTGGTTAGCGCGGGCATGGCAAGGTAAACTGGCTGCTGGTTTTACCAATGGTGGCGGTCTCAGTGGCGACAAATTGGCGGTATTACAGCAGATTAATTTATTTGCGATGCAACATGGCATGGTGTGGGCTGGTTTACCATTTATGCCGACGGGAAGAAGTGCTTTAGATATTAACCGTATGTCGAGCTTTCTGGGCTTAATGACCCAGTCAGATAATGCCAGTGTTGAAATTACCCCACCAGAAGGTGATTTGGAAACTGCACGTAAGTTCGGAAAATATCTAGCTGAATTAAGATTGACACATATCCCAGTTTAA
- a CDS encoding NAD+ synthase, with the protein MKNFKVALAQFSPHIGNIDANTQKMVEQANLAKQQQADLIIFPELSTIGYPAEDLLLRPNLQKRTQKAFAQLSEVKDILMVFGFVHQTEDGHRYNSAAVMKDGQVLGVYNKQNLPNYGVFDEKRYFQEGHQHLVFEYLGHKFGVLICEDVWSLNTVKQLSQLNVETVLVLNASPYEVGKPQHRIQTLNELAKQLNLNVVYANQVGGQDDLIFDGSSFVSNKNGQLALQVPSFQEALCYVEYDAEQKQFKTTDAIPALETFAEIYQALVMATRDYVQRSGFPGVILGLSGGIDSALTMAIAVDAIGADKVQAVMMPYTYTSQMSVEDATEQARRMGVTFGIAEIHPIVNSFMQTLFPFFGNTPADATEENLQARTRGTLLMGLSNKFGNLVLSTGNKSEISVGYCTLYGDMVGGFSVLKDVYKTIVFELAKYRNTLDETPVIPERVITRPPSAELRPDQKDQDSLPAYDVLDAILYAYIEEDLSQADIIGKGYEAEVVEKVIRLVDRNEYKRRQGAIGPRISSRAFSRERRYPIVNGWTAND; encoded by the coding sequence ATGAAAAATTTTAAAGTTGCCCTTGCTCAATTCTCTCCGCACATTGGCAATATTGATGCAAATACTCAAAAGATGGTTGAGCAAGCAAATTTAGCGAAACAACAACAGGCTGATTTGATCATCTTCCCTGAACTATCTACGATCGGTTACCCAGCTGAAGACCTATTACTCCGCCCAAACCTACAAAAACGCACTCAAAAAGCGTTTGCCCAGTTAAGCGAAGTAAAAGACATCTTGATGGTATTCGGTTTTGTGCACCAAACTGAAGATGGTCATCGCTATAACTCTGCTGCTGTCATGAAAGACGGGCAGGTTTTAGGTGTTTATAATAAACAAAACCTGCCAAATTATGGTGTGTTCGATGAAAAACGCTACTTCCAAGAAGGTCATCAACATCTTGTTTTCGAATATCTAGGTCACAAATTCGGCGTCTTGATTTGTGAAGATGTTTGGTCACTGAATACCGTTAAACAACTCAGTCAGTTGAATGTTGAAACGGTTCTGGTTTTAAATGCTTCACCATATGAAGTGGGTAAACCGCAACACCGCATTCAAACGCTCAACGAACTTGCAAAACAATTGAATCTAAACGTTGTCTATGCCAACCAAGTTGGTGGACAAGATGACCTTATTTTTGATGGTTCAAGCTTTGTCAGCAATAAAAACGGTCAACTTGCACTGCAAGTACCAAGCTTTCAAGAAGCACTTTGTTACGTTGAATATGATGCTGAACAAAAGCAGTTTAAAACAACTGATGCGATTCCTGCATTAGAAACTTTTGCAGAGATTTATCAAGCACTCGTAATGGCAACACGTGACTATGTGCAACGCTCTGGCTTCCCAGGTGTAATTCTTGGTTTATCTGGTGGAATCGATTCCGCATTAACAATGGCAATTGCAGTTGATGCAATTGGCGCAGATAAAGTACAGGCTGTGATGATGCCATATACCTACACCTCACAAATGAGTGTAGAGGATGCAACTGAACAAGCACGTCGTATGGGTGTTACCTTTGGTATTGCTGAGATTCATCCAATCGTAAACAGTTTTATGCAGACCTTATTCCCATTCTTTGGTAATACCCCTGCAGACGCAACTGAAGAAAACTTACAGGCGCGTACTCGTGGTACGTTACTGATGGGTTTATCCAATAAATTTGGTAATCTTGTACTCTCTACAGGCAACAAGTCAGAGATTTCTGTCGGATATTGCACCTTGTATGGCGACATGGTTGGTGGCTTCTCAGTCCTCAAAGACGTGTATAAAACAATCGTGTTTGAGTTAGCGAAATACCGTAACACGCTAGATGAAACACCAGTGATTCCTGAGCGTGTCATTACTCGTCCACCATCAGCAGAACTTCGCCCTGATCAAAAAGACCAAGATTCATTACCTGCTTATGATGTACTTGATGCCATCTTATATGCTTATATTGAAGAAGATCTCAGCCAAGCGGACATTATCGGCAAAGGCTATGAAGCCGAAGTGGTAGAGAAAGTGATTCGTTTGGTTGATCGTAATGAATACAAGCGTCGTCAGGGCGCGATTGGACCACGTATTAGTTCACGTGCCTTCAGTCGTGAACGACGCTACCCGATCGTCAACGGATGGACCGCGAATGACTGA
- the pgeF gene encoding peptidoglycan editing factor PgeF: MEFVQGLPKGVYVGQTRIEHPQTIATANENLSGFNLALHVNDDAQRVQQHRMVLLNQLSVFGVDKITWMTQTHSTICHTVNEQIPFIALEGDGLVTQREGHALMMMTADCLPVVMGNADGTEVANLHAGWRGLANGIIENTVTEMQSQPSWAWLGAAISQPCFEIGAEVKAAFCEKYPELETAFVAGQVVGKYHADLYAIARFILNRLGVETVLGGDQCSYQQAEDYFSYRRDAKTGRMATFVFMQ, encoded by the coding sequence ATGGAATTTGTACAAGGTCTACCTAAAGGCGTTTATGTTGGGCAAACACGAATCGAACATCCTCAAACTATTGCAACAGCAAATGAAAATCTGTCTGGATTTAATTTGGCGTTGCATGTCAATGATGATGCACAACGTGTTCAGCAGCATCGTATGGTCTTGTTGAATCAGTTATCTGTATTTGGTGTAGATAAAATCACATGGATGACGCAAACCCATAGCACGATTTGCCATACCGTGAATGAACAAATTCCATTTATTGCCCTTGAAGGAGATGGTCTAGTCACACAACGTGAAGGCCATGCTTTAATGATGATGACTGCTGATTGCCTACCTGTCGTCATGGGTAATGCCGACGGCACAGAAGTTGCCAATCTGCATGCCGGTTGGCGTGGTCTAGCCAATGGTATTATTGAAAATACTGTCACTGAAATGCAGTCTCAGCCGAGTTGGGCATGGCTAGGTGCAGCAATTAGTCAACCGTGTTTTGAAATAGGTGCAGAAGTCAAAGCCGCATTTTGTGAAAAATATCCTGAACTCGAAACTGCTTTTGTTGCTGGCCAAGTGGTGGGTAAATATCATGCGGACCTTTATGCGATTGCTCGCTTTATTTTAAATCGTTTGGGCGTAGAAACTGTTTTAGGCGGAGATCAGTGCTCTTATCAACAAGCCGAAGATTATTTTTCTTACCGCCGTGATGCAAAAACAGGACGAATGGCAACTTTTGTATTCATGCAATAA
- a CDS encoding outer membrane protein assembly factor BamD → MSLPRYKITVLALSLGVASAFVGCSSNPSKKEVVDKGPQSSEQVYFEKAIKSLERNQYTDAVKSLEALDTYYPTGQYTQQAQLELLYAKFKQKDYEGTIALADRFIRLNPQHPNVDYAYYVRGVANMEMNYDSLIRYTSLQQSHRDVSYVKVAYQNFVELIRRFPSSQYSVDAAQRMKFIGQELAESEMNAARFNIERKAWLAAAERAQWVIEHYPQTPQTPEALATLAYSYQKLGDNATSQQYIDILKLNYPNLVKSNGEVNLRAARKEGSWVNRATLGLLGRESKTVQTKKDEATNNTEQRSLTNRLSFGLLGKPEAEQATPAPVAAPVAPAATENKPSWKNRLSFGLLDKPEASNSSEDDAAN, encoded by the coding sequence ATGTCGCTACCACGTTATAAAATTACGGTGCTTGCACTATCTTTAGGTGTAGCGTCTGCATTTGTGGGCTGTAGCAGCAATCCAAGTAAGAAAGAAGTGGTGGATAAAGGACCACAATCGAGTGAACAAGTTTATTTTGAAAAAGCAATAAAATCGCTTGAGCGCAATCAATATACTGATGCGGTAAAGTCACTTGAAGCTTTAGATACTTACTATCCAACTGGGCAATATACACAACAAGCTCAACTTGAGCTGCTTTATGCGAAATTCAAACAAAAAGATTATGAAGGTACGATTGCACTTGCAGATCGCTTCATTCGCTTAAATCCACAGCATCCAAATGTTGATTATGCCTACTATGTTCGTGGCGTAGCCAACATGGAAATGAATTACGACAGCTTAATTCGCTATACCTCTTTACAGCAATCACACCGTGATGTGAGCTATGTGAAAGTAGCGTATCAAAACTTCGTAGAACTGATTCGCCGCTTCCCAAGCAGCCAATATTCAGTTGATGCTGCACAGCGTATGAAATTTATCGGCCAAGAATTGGCTGAAAGTGAAATGAATGCAGCACGTTTCAACATTGAACGTAAAGCATGGCTTGCTGCTGCTGAGCGCGCACAATGGGTCATTGAACACTATCCGCAAACACCACAAACGCCTGAAGCATTAGCGACTTTGGCTTATAGCTATCAAAAACTTGGCGATAATGCGACCTCGCAACAATATATTGATATCTTAAAACTCAACTATCCGAATCTCGTAAAATCGAATGGTGAAGTGAATTTACGTGCTGCGCGTAAAGAAGGTAGCTGGGTGAATCGTGCAACTTTAGGTTTACTTGGTCGTGAATCTAAAACGGTTCAAACCAAAAAAGATGAAGCAACCAACAATACTGAACAACGTAGCTTAACCAACCGTTTAAGCTTTGGTCTACTCGGTAAGCCAGAAGCTGAGCAAGCAACACCCGCTCCAGTTGCAGCACCTGTAGCTCCAGCAGCAACAGAAAATAAGCCAAGTTGGAAAAATCGTTTAAGCTTTGGTCTTTTAGATAAACCTGAAGCAAGTAACTCATCTGAGGATGATGCAGCCAACTAA